Proteins encoded in a region of the Candidatus Palauibacter australiensis genome:
- the ahcY gene encoding adenosylhomocysteinase, protein MESAVLHESTQTAAGRIPFKVADLSLAEWGRKEIRLAEHEMPGLMSVRAEYRDAKPLAGRKVMGSLHMTVQTAVLIETLADLGADVRWVSCNIFSTQDHAAAATAVGPDGTPEDPRGIPVFAWKGETLEEYWWCTEQALLWPDGSGPDLIVDDGGDATLLLHRGLEFERAGSIPAFDPETEPEEWGVILETLRRIAAKDPGRWERTAPGIQGVSEETTTGVHRLYEMAAEGTLLFPAINVNDSVTKSKFDNIYGCRHSVIDGLNRASDVMISGKTAVVCGYGEVGKGCAQALKGQGAHVVVTEIDPICALQAAMEGFQVRTLEDVVETADIFITATGNRDVITFDHMARMKDKAIVGNIGHFDNEIDMAGLGKGGVTRNNIKPQYDEFVFEDGHSVLILSEGRLLNLGNATGHPSFVMSASFTNQVLAQIELARNHEAYERQVYMLPKHLDEKVARLHLDHLGARLTELTEEQADYIGVPKDGPFKPDHYRY, encoded by the coding sequence ATGGAAAGCGCCGTACTTCACGAATCGACCCAGACCGCCGCCGGCCGGATTCCCTTCAAGGTCGCCGACCTCAGCCTGGCGGAGTGGGGCCGCAAGGAGATCCGCCTCGCCGAGCACGAGATGCCCGGATTGATGTCGGTGCGGGCGGAATACCGCGACGCGAAGCCGCTCGCGGGCCGGAAGGTCATGGGCTCGCTGCACATGACGGTGCAGACGGCCGTGCTCATCGAGACGCTGGCCGACCTGGGCGCGGACGTGCGCTGGGTCTCGTGCAACATCTTCTCGACCCAGGATCACGCCGCCGCCGCAACCGCCGTGGGGCCGGACGGCACCCCGGAGGACCCGCGCGGGATCCCGGTCTTCGCCTGGAAGGGGGAGACGCTCGAGGAATACTGGTGGTGCACGGAGCAGGCGCTCCTGTGGCCGGACGGCTCGGGCCCGGACCTCATCGTCGACGACGGGGGCGACGCGACGCTTCTCCTCCACCGCGGTCTCGAGTTCGAGCGGGCGGGGAGCATTCCGGCGTTCGATCCGGAGACGGAACCCGAGGAGTGGGGCGTCATCCTCGAGACGCTGCGCAGGATCGCGGCCAAGGACCCGGGACGGTGGGAACGCACGGCGCCCGGCATCCAGGGGGTGTCGGAGGAGACGACGACCGGCGTCCACCGGCTGTACGAGATGGCGGCGGAAGGCACGCTTCTCTTCCCCGCCATCAACGTGAACGACTCGGTGACGAAGTCGAAGTTCGACAACATCTACGGGTGCCGTCATTCGGTCATCGACGGGCTGAACCGCGCTTCGGACGTGATGATCTCGGGCAAGACCGCCGTGGTGTGCGGTTACGGGGAGGTCGGCAAGGGGTGCGCGCAGGCGCTGAAGGGGCAGGGCGCGCACGTCGTCGTGACGGAGATCGACCCGATCTGCGCGCTCCAGGCCGCGATGGAGGGCTTCCAGGTGCGGACGCTCGAGGACGTGGTGGAGACGGCGGATATCTTCATCACGGCGACGGGCAACCGCGACGTGATCACCTTCGACCACATGGCGCGCATGAAGGACAAGGCGATCGTCGGCAACATCGGCCACTTCGACAACGAGATCGACATGGCCGGGCTCGGGAAGGGCGGCGTGACGCGGAACAACATCAAGCCGCAGTACGACGAGTTCGTGTTCGAGGACGGGCACTCGGTGCTCATCCTGTCCGAGGGGCGGCTGCTCAACCTCGGGAACGCGACGGGGCATCCGAGCTTCGTGATGAGCGCGAGCTTCACGAACCAGGTGCTGGCGCAGATCGAACTCGCGCGGAACCACGAGGCCTACGAGCGTCAGGTCTACATGCTGCCGAAGCACCTGGACGAGAAGGTGGCGCGGCTGCACCTCGATCACCTGGGCGCACGGCTCACGGAACTGACGGAGGAGCAGGCGGACTACATCGGCGTGCCGAAAGACGGCCCCTTCAAGCCGGACCACTACCGCTACTAG